TTAAGTTGAAAGCTGAAAGTGGTGGTAGATTTCATGCTAGGTCAAGCGGAAATTCTACTCCTATGAGATCATCACCTAGACTTCAGTATCCATTGCCAAACTTGAATAGCAGTGTTTCTGGATACTTGATACCTGTTCTCGAGCCTCTCCGTGAAACACTCTCTAAGATGGGGGTTGACATGGCCTCTAATGCATCCCCATCTTCAGTGCTCGCAGAAGTTGCTGACTGTTTCTCAAAGATGGGACTATCCCATGCAAATCCTGTTTCCGAGTTCCAGGCTGGCACTGAATCTAGCTCACAGAGTGTGGCTTCAGGAAGCGCAATGGGTGCATCAATGACCAGTAAAAAAGCAGAGACTTCGAGGGATGCTGGGCTCACATCATATGCGTTTCCAAATGCCAAAGTTGAAGAGCCATCCTCCAAAGCCGATCAGAAGGTGGATAGTGTAAAAAGCGTAGGAGGTTTGGGTTCCCTAAATCTCGATGCTGAACTCCCAAGTGATTCTTCCCTCTCTGAATATGTATCTGAAATTCTTGCTCCGGCTGCATCTCACAACAGCGTTGGTGACAACAAGGGATGGTTGAAGAAATTTGTTGATTGTCGTACATTTGAGAAGGCTGTTAACTCAGGATGCGTGGACCCTAAGGCACTCTTTTCTAGCGTCCCTACTTGTGACAATACTAAAGATGTTAAGGAGTCAAGCAAAGGCTGGAATTCCGCCAGTAATGATTCTTTCCCAAGTACTTCTGATACTACGGGGCATTCTGTCATGGGTACTACTGCTAATTTGGGTGGCAGGGTAGATGCCAAAGTGCCTCCAATGAAGCTTGCCAGCAAATGTCCATTTCCTGTAGCATATGATTCAGCGGTGTCATATACCCATAATGATTTGCGTGTGCATCCATTTAAAAGGACCTATACTCATAATGATGGCATGGGCTTTGCATTCCATAGAGGTGTTCAGTGTGATGGCTGTGGTGTTCATCCCATAGTTGGATTCCGCTTTAAGTCCATAGTGTAAGATAAAATATGAAGTATACAAATTTGCAAAATATCTGGTCTTTAGCTGTCAAATAGATTTATGTAACTTTGTATTCTTTTCATGCAGGAAAGAGGACTATGACCTATGCAGCGTCTGCTTCTCATGTATGGGAGTAGCAACTGATTACGTCAGACTTGACCGTCCAGCACCTTCTCAACAGCCGCAGTCTTTCAAGGGGTTGTGTGATCCTGTATGTGGTTTCCCAGCATGTCTATTATGTCTTTTTATTGACCTCTTTCATTTAGATGCTTGTTATACAAGCTTTCATTACCTAATGTTATTTTGCCATATGCAGCAACCCTGGGCGCGTTCTTCCACACTACCAGATAACATGAGAGGTTTTGAGATGAAACCGAGACAACTGAAGTTGGACAGTCGCTTCATTATGGATGTTAATGTCATGGATGGTACTCTTATGGCTCCGTCAACCCTATTCACTAAGATTTGGCGGTTAAGGAACAGTGGAACCATTGTGTGGCCTCAGGGTACAAAATTATCGTGGATCGGTGGAGATAAATTGAGCGCTTCACTCTCCATTGATTTGCAGGTGCTTATTTCGAATTCCTGATTGATTTCATTCATTGCTTGGATATCTTCTTATTTGTCATTAGTCACATCTATTTGTCTTCCTTCTTTGAGGAATTTTGTTGTAATGCTTCTTAAACCATGGTAGATCTCAGCTGATGGTATACCCCTGGAAAATGAGCTTGATATTTCCGCTGATTTTACCGCTCCTGAGCTTCCTGGTCGCTATGTCTCATACTGGAGGATGGCCTCACCATCTGGCCAAAAGTTTGGGCAACGTGTTTGGGTTCTTATCCAGGTCTCTCTTTTCATTACgtatatctttcttttttattttgtatattctAACATCTCTCTGTCCCTTCTTGGTGGAATTATTGCATGTACGTTATGTATCTATTACATTGAAATAATATTGACCCTCTTCTCTGTTAATTTTTCCTCATCTTTGCAGGTTGATACCTCTTTGAAAGACTCGTTTGTGAGCTTTCGGGGTCTGAACTTAAATTTGCCACCTCAAGACAGTGGTATTGCAGACCCCGAAAGTGTAAATGGAAATGTGGAACCCATGATGGTGGAGCCTTTAGTTGATGCACACCCATATAAGAACCAGGAGCTGGATTTCCCCACAAATGATACTTTGCTAgttggtagtggtagtggtgtCTCAAACACTGTTCTTCCAGAGGCTTGTACATCAGTTTCGTTTCCCATCACTCAGATAGCATCAGCAGTGCCTTCTGGGACATATGTGTCATCACCAAGTACAATTGTGCCTAAAACAGTTCAAGGGACTAGTGAAAACAATGATGTTGAGCAGAGCCTCCTTAAGGAACTTGAGGAGATGGGTTTCAAGCAGATTGATCTAAATAAGGAGATTTTGAGGTTGAATGGATATAACTTGGAGCGGTCTTTGGATGATCTCTGTGGTATTGCTGAGTGGAATCCTATCCTTGAGGAGCTGCGGGAGATGGTAAGTTGTTGATTAATGATTTTGAGATTGGAAATGATTTACAAATATAAATTGTGTGGAAACTTAAACTCCAGAGGATAAcgtggcaatttttttttttgaaagtgagTGTTTTCCTTTACGATAAAATAACACTTCAGAAAAGCCACATAATTTATGAGTTGAAATAGTGAGTGTTTTTCCCGATCTTTGCCGATCTCAACTCGACTACTTTCCGGAACTTCTGTATGATTGGGACATAAAGTGGGTTTTGCGTCAGCACTCCGAGGCCAATAGTTGCTTACTCCTTAGTTCAACACGTAAAAGCATCTCTAGCCTTCACCCTTTTTTACTAACTCTGGAACTCAttattggacaaacaaatctaCAACTTATTCGCACTAAAGACTTAAATCTCTACTACTGAGTAAGAACGTCAAGTTCACAACTGTGTTATTAATGAAGCTCTTACTCAAATTAAttcattttgagtttttctttcatttggCTGCTTCATATCACATGGAGCTTTTAGTTAATTGAGTAAATTTGTGGATAAGGGCCAGAGATGCTCCAATAGCACTTAAGCCATGTTTGTCTAGCATTACGCTTTACACATTTGAGATGCacgagtctctctctctctctctctctctctctctctctctctctccagcatTAGATCTTTTCTTACCATTGGATCACAGTGTTAAAGATTTTCGCTTTGTTGTTTCCAGGGTTTCTGTGATAAAGAAATGAACAAGAAGCTGCTGaagaagaactttggaagcatcAAGCGTGTGGTCATGGACCTCATTACTGGAGAGAAGGCATAGCCTGAGAGTGTCTTATTTATGATcaatattatatatagtagATGGTATATGCTAAATAAAATCAAAGGGTAGCAGAAACTATGAAACGTTTTggttttcttgtgtttttctgGGTACTTCATCATAGATCACAAAATGGTGAACTTGTGGCTTATGGACCTATATGCATAAAGAGCTTTGTTTATATGTTTAATGCATCAGGTGCTTTGGAGAAGTATGATGATTGAAGTCACTTGTGTCTACTTGTTAGGCATGAGATTGGTTTACTAGTTTCAGAAGATTGCAATTTAGACTATTGATGGCGATCGCCACAATTCTGGGCACAGGTTATAGATGAGCTGGGAAATTAGTCTCATTTAGTGTGAATAAGAATTCTTGCGAAGCAATTGCCTAGATGAGTTGGTACGTGGAATTATCTTCTTGCCCTCCCCCAAAGAATTATTGTGACAAGATCAATCTTGCATAATACTCTGTACAAAGGCAGGCATACTTCTGAAACAAACAAACTCAGCTATGTAGCTGAAACAAAAAATTCTAGAGGTTATGGACCAGGATACAAATTTTGCAATGGAAttgaaggggggggggggggggggggtggttgaATAAGAACTCTTAACCAAATATAATATCACTGTTGGTATGGTGGAATTACAATATTATAAAGCTATTTATGTAAAATACTACTAGCATATAACCCGTGCTATGCACGATGTTAACCAAAAATTGTTTTAGAATGCTTTCTATAAAAATATACACATGGTTTTTACTGCTTTGTTATTCTACTGACATATAAATGTACGTCACAAGGCAGATATCATTCATAGTATCAAccaagcaaaaatcaaagatgtgtTTGATTAAGAGTTTGAGATTTGACTAATCTTTCACAAGTTTCGAAAAATGCATCAAAATGAAAGTAGTTAACTGAGTCGTCGAGCAAATAACATGAGAATATTTGTAAATCAAATAAGAAGATGAAAGAGAGGTTACAGAACTCTACAACAAATGACACTAGTAGTGTGCACGTATCATCATTTATTAATTCAGCTAGCCAATAAAAACAATACTATTTCTTGTAGATGAAGTATTACATTAGAAAATATAATTTGTAGATGAAGTACGACATTAGAAAATAGGAGTATAATTTATTATCTTCTCATGCAATTAGAAAAAGTAAACTTGAGTTTTAAAACTTGGAGAGAAAGATCAGGAGATTCTCTCCGCCCTAAAGAAACCATTTCAAGTGTGGCCAAACCGCCAAAAGCCAAATACAAACACACAAGTAGATCAACTATAATACTCCATATTTTTAGTGTACAATCTGTAAGGTCAACCCCATGGGATTTCCCTGGTGGTCAAATTTGGGAGTGGTTTGCTCATTTATATAGCATCTCAAGTTCGAAATTTCTCATACGTTACTAACTCTTTTGGGTTACCTTTATATACAGTTTTGCTTTGACTTTAAATGGAGCCTCTGCTAATAgacagtgaaattgatttccaGAATTTGGGTCACCTCATAAAGAGTTTTGCTCTAACTTAAAATGGAACCCTGCTAGTAGACAATGAGATTGATCTCCAGAATTAGACGAAACTCGTGTAAGTGAAAAGCAATACGGAAGAACGTCTTAATCAAAtgatttaggccccgttccggaaaccttcttaaaaaatgagtacttattttgaaacttctcaaagaaaaataaaaagggtcattccacaaaactcaaataaaaagtttatttcacattttcaaactcaaaaataatgtaaatgaaaaaaaaattcaatttttttttgtaccgtattaaagatcttaataagatctatcaaacaagatctatattgataagaaaattatttacgtaaacatatgatttttgagtttgaaattgccttcttaaaaaataaggagttgTGCTATGAATAATGGGTGccgaggagggaaatcgtaccgatggagcgccgggccatctccgggcaccggacggctgatccgagccatccaaaaattctaaaaaaaaaaaaaaccgagggagcattcgcgggaatcaatggcatctgaggtgtgtaggatgcttgatccgagcagccctttttcgtgtgaaatcatatacacgaaaaaggggtgctcggatcaagcatcctacacacctcggatgccgttgatttccgcaTCGGccctcttggttttttttttatagaatttttggacgactcggatcggccgtccggtagccggagacggcccggtgcggccatcggtacgatttccctccccggcgccCATtagtacctatataaattctgaaaaaataagtaccttcttcttattttgtggaacaaatcttattattgaataaaaaataaatttttattcacgttctggaacgggccttTCAATATGAAGGCCCATTTTACTTCATCTTTGTCTTTTGCGAATTTCCAATAAGACAAGTGATTTCTCCTTCTATGAGTGTTTTTTTGGACAGAATTGAAGTCCTTGTAATGGGAGCTCTCTCTTGTCAATACCTAAAACAGCTGGATGATAGAAGAGTCTGCATTTCTTGGAAgcgggggggctgctgccccaagggggcagcagcgtgctgctgtgaCCCGTTTGCGGGCCCATTCcagtctcgctccgatgatcggaaacgttcactttgtagagctcgtcgagtagaacaactatgcaaaaaatcaacttatttgaatatcattaagtgcctgatcggagcccatataactctcggtccatgggttacaatggatttgatccagtgtttcggatccatttttttcaagataaaaaggtttcgattaggcacttaatgatatccaattaagctgattttttgcataattgttttactcaacgagctctacaaaatgaacatttccaattatcggagcgagaccggagtggaccCGCAAATGGGTCACAGCAGCACGCGGCTGAGCAGCCCCCCGCTTCCGCATTTCTTGGAGTTCTCTTTTGTCCATATACTacttccactttttcttcattCAAATCTAgggagtgatttttgcactcgtCAAATTATTAACGATTAACTGTACCTTTAACAGAAATACAAAAATCAATACGGAATTGATTTTTCACTCCCTTTGAGAGTGCAGTTAACAATTAGGAGAGTACAAAAATCACTCCACTCAAATTATAAGACAgtcacgtaaaaaaaaaaaaattataagacaGTTATTTATGCTAGAGTTCGTCTAGTCAGATGAGATGCTCACATTATGAGTtgcaactttttcttttcatatgcCCCTCTTCTAGCCAACGGATTTGTAGTTCAAATGTTCAATGACACTTTCTTACCTCTTACACATGAAATGTGAGGGTTCGATTTTCGCCAAAAGTACTAGTGCTTAGTGTGGTAGTTGATGGCCTTTAGACTTTTCCCACTCATATGCCACTTAGCAGTACTCCTTTCTCGTCACTTTAGAAGTAAGCTAGATATCTAtgtaaaaaaaacagaaatcctatgtgtaccgaccaaaaGTGtaccgcgcgcggccgtcggtacaccGTCGGTAGGTTAgtgtcggtgcaaatagcacgactctaaaaaaaatacccTCCTCCTAATGGTAACTAGTTAACGAAAAGAAATAAATCCTGTGCCTTTGGATGGAGGAAGAGTTATAATGTTGACCTCACCAGTCACCAGAACTATCCACATCTACACACAATATTAGTGTATTACTATTCGTGTTGATAGGCTCGATAGTTTTTAGACCCAATCTAGGAttataaaaattgattttggcacttcacaTTTAATCAttggcactccattttttgtctttatcccaTGTGTAATCAATTACCAaattattctttattttgttagtgttcATCTATTTTAAAGAGTATTGTTGTAACTTCAAAtaggaaaaagacaaaaagtagaGTTTCAATGACTAAAAGTAgaatgcaaaaatcaattttctagaaTTATTCTacaattaaaaaggaaaataggaTGAAAAATTCATTTgtcatttaattttatattttctcaATATAGAAAAGGAAACGAAAGAACAAACGTGATTCAAAAACatttcaagaaaatatttttaaccaCATATTGTTCTTCGATCTTCACAAAAATGCTCAGAACTTCAATGGTATACACTATCTTCTGTCTAACTTATATTGAGTACTACTCTTGTCAAAGTCAACAGAGATTAGGGCTACCCTTAAAAAACAAGATAACCTTTCAAAAGGTCAAACCGCAAAATGAGTCTGCTAACTTATTCAGAAGGTGGATATACCTAGAAAGATAGGGTTAAGGCTTTTAGTTGAAGACTTTtttgagaagagaaaataaatacaAGTAGGAAAAGGGTAGGAACTTGTCCAAGgcatttctcttctcttctttaaaCAAGTGGGAGTGGGATTTGTCCTCAAGTACCCCTCCCCCATGTTGACAATATCAGTTTACCATGTGCATCTCATTACTATTTATATGGCTCCCACAATCTTTATTGAGTTCAATTATACTCCTATTCATctcaaatatctctctctcctcccccatctctctctagaaacaGAAACTGAATCCCTTCAATTATTTTGTCTGCAGATCAAGAGTGGGTTCCCGAATTCGGAGATTAAAataaacccagacccatcactTGTTCAATACAACTCCAAAAAGaccgatcaaaaaaacaaaaaaaactccaaaaaggGTTGGGCTGATTTTTCTTGGAATTTCTTGATCTTCAAATTTCAGGTCTTgttcagttcaaaaaaaaacttattcagAGTTTTTGCTGCTGATTGGTTCCCTTTCCTGTGTTCACCTTTCTGGGGATTTGGCTCTGACCCCAATAAATTTATCAACTCACCTTTCTTGGGCTTTGAGCTatttcgtctctctctctctctctctctctctctctctctctctctctctccagagcATGTGGGGCTTCATGCTTCTGCCTCCTCCACTGCTAGTTTTGATCTCTGGGTCATAATTTTGAGAAGTGGTTGTGTTGGGTAGCTTACCATTGTACCAGTACAAGAGAGTACATGGCCTGTCCTTTTATAGTTCTGCCTTAAAAATGTCAGCTTATCCATTTACCCTAGAGAGTGATTAAAGCTATTCAATTTGTTTTAAGAATTCTGAATCAGATGTTTTTACTGTGAATGATCTTTATGGGTACTAGGGTTTGTTTGTGAATTTGATTGTGATCTCTTTCCTGTCATATAAAGATGGAATCTGGAGATGGGTTTTACTCTATTGATGAGTTTAGGTTAGATGCCAAGTGGCTAATTGATCCCAAGTATCTATTTGTTGGGCCAAGGATTGGAGAGGGAGCTCATGCCAAAGTCTACGAGGGAAAGTAAGCCCTAATACTTCGACTTTGTTAATTTCAGGTTTATTTTAACTTACCAAAAACTATgttttgctttttcattttcttaggTCATGTCAGTTATGGATAGCAATACCATTACTGTATTTGGATTTATTATTTGTTAAACTTCAGGTTTCCAATTCTGGTGTTCACTATGCAAGGATACAGAAGCCCTATCTTTGTTTGTGCTGCATTCCCAATCTTTAATTGGGTCAATTAGGTTTCTGTTCCTTGGGGATTTAGATTTCATTTTATGGGCATTTA
This DNA window, taken from Rhododendron vialii isolate Sample 1 chromosome 8a, ASM3025357v1, encodes the following:
- the LOC131335901 gene encoding protein JOKA2-like, whose translation is MESTIVIKVKYGETLRRFNARVNEVGQLDLDIGGLRGKVIGFFNFAPDADLSLTYIDEDGDVVTLVDEEDLCDVVRQSLNPLRITVKLKAESGGRFHARSSGNSTPMRSSPRLQYPLPNLNSSVSGYLIPVLEPLRETLSKMGVDMASNASPSSVLAEVADCFSKMGLSHANPVSEFQAGTESSSQSVASGSAMGASMTSKKAETSRDAGLTSYAFPNAKVEEPSSKADQKVDSVKSVGGLGSLNLDAELPSDSSLSEYVSEILAPAASHNSVGDNKGWLKKFVDCRTFEKAVNSGCVDPKALFSSVPTCDNTKDVKESSKGWNSASNDSFPSTSDTTGHSVMGTTANLGGRVDAKVPPMKLASKCPFPVAYDSAVSYTHNDLRVHPFKRTYTHNDGMGFAFHRGVQCDGCGVHPIVGFRFKSIVKEDYDLCSVCFSCMGVATDYVRLDRPAPSQQPQSFKGLCDPQPWARSSTLPDNMRGFEMKPRQLKLDSRFIMDVNVMDGTLMAPSTLFTKIWRLRNSGTIVWPQGTKLSWIGGDKLSASLSIDLQISADGIPLENELDISADFTAPELPGRYVSYWRMASPSGQKFGQRVWVLIQVDTSLKDSFVSFRGLNLNLPPQDSGIADPESVNGNVEPMMVEPLVDAHPYKNQELDFPTNDTLLVGSGSGVSNTVLPEACTSVSFPITQIASAVPSGTYVSSPSTIVPKTVQGTSENNDVEQSLLKELEEMGFKQIDLNKEILRLNGYNLERSLDDLCGIAEWNPILEELREMGFCDKEMNKKLLKKNFGSIKRVVMDLITGEKA